A single window of Lutzomyia longipalpis isolate SR_M1_2022 chromosome 1, ASM2433408v1 DNA harbors:
- the LOC129787029 gene encoding endothelin-converting enzyme 2 isoform X1 — MTGESASRRTSKEDSVEGGTKGDDGPAQVAPAKKFPAKLMQSKSDENEIQVLERLDHGGNEGVQENKQRDLPRTRLLSKEMAASAVGWVCCAPCIWLRTSTTVHKIALTAATLLVTSLLVVSPILFLISTAPSQAPRDCLTHKLEDCFATQQPPPECTTEDCRVAAMTIYARMNAKLDPCRDFKSYSCSPIINNSMSVVKSSQEGVDLQMQGLLESNTSSGVFHKLGRLYESCLRQSLNATSIRLLLEGLGGYLPSGSLGPSSIGPLISKIAALGPTPLIGIYFDLSYGRKPQIMLIIDGPTTSAPVLENTIRWMGPKAPPYKIRNDVPELLDDLMNVFLPSSLSKEQRQSEKDLIRNFVSELNRLRQHHLDRDFSNSYVVYNVTTLSATYSYLKWNDVIPQNWSGPIVVRSLAYFNRLHTLLSPLKHQTRVIHNALLLLFALGALPPTHPSPVACTKATMWALPQASSALYMAHHSIETVRKSINRVEILFETLKAHLKRAPSLRGAALVKLSSLKIQANPWPLWYNQTKIGEMLDMVDITSDNWFENILKLYKLQQQQFPNDNMTMDSHVAWAYPILAQSFYDTLSHSIVVPLSVVLVPYFKPKLPPYMHYSSVGVQIAKEILRSITRAFEDKALKCVPGSVNVFSNSSRMDILIHSGGMQIAYHSLLSLTGPIKGMERLGGLNLTPTQIFYLVSAQELCADSLYAGIDTDSDDFTDILGWLIAQGGSANDVFHCPHGSVINTKKTCNIL, encoded by the exons ATGACGGGCGAGTCAGCGTCCCGGAGGACAAGCAAAGAAGATAGTGTCGAGGGGGGTACAAAGGGGGACGATGGGCCCGCCCAAGTGGCGCCCGCCAAAAAATTTCCCGCAAAACTCATGCAAAGCAAGAgcgatgaaaatgaaattcaggTGCTGGAGCGACTTGACCACGGTGGAAATGAAGGAGTTCAGGAAAATAAGCAG CGCGATTTGCCAAGGACCAGACTCTTGTCTAAGGAAATG GCCGCTTCCGCCGTGGGGTGGGTGTGTTGCGCCCCGTGTATTTGGCTCCGCACATCGACCACCGTACACAAAATCGCCCTCACGGCCGCCACCCTCCTCGTGACGTCCCTACTCGTTGTCTCGCCAATTCTCTTCCTCATCAGTACCGCCCCGTCCCAAGCACCACGAGACTGTCTCACCCACAAGCTCGAGGATTGCTTTGCCACACAGCAACCGCCACCAGAGTGCACGACCGAGGATTGTCGGGTCGCAGCGATGACCATCTACGCGAGGATGAATGCAAAGCTGGATCCATGCAGGGATTTCAAATCATACAGCTGTAGCCCCATCATCAACAACAGCATGTCTGTGGTTAAGAGCTCACAAGAAGGGGTTGATCTGCAAATGCAGG GTCTGTTGGAGAGTAACACGAGCTCCGGTGTTTTCCACAAATTGGGGCGCCTGTACGAAAGTTGCCTCCGTCAGAGTCTCAATGCTACGAGCATTCGCCTCTTGCTCGAGGGCCTAGGCGGCTACCTGCCGAGTGGAAGCTTGGGGCCATCGAGTATTGGGCCGCTAATATCGAAAATCGCCGCATTGGGGCCTACACCGCTTATTGGCATCTATTTCGATTTGAGTTATGGCCGCAAGCCGCAGATTATGTTAATTATTGATGGACCAACGACGTCAGCACCAGTTTTGGAG AATACAATACGATGGATGGGACCAAAAGCACCGCCTTACAAAATTCGAAACGATGTACCGGAACTCCTGGACGATCTCATGAATGTCTTTCTGCCGTCCAGTCTGAGTAAGGAGCAACGACAATCTGAGAAGGATTTAATACGTAACTTTGTGTCTGAGCTGAATAGG CTGCGACAGCATCATCTCGATCGAGATTTCTCAAACAGTTACGTGGTTTACAATGTTACGACCCTCTCAGCTACCTACTCCTAC TTGAAGTGGAATGATGTGATCCCGCAGAATTGGTCAGGACCCATTGTGGTGAGGAGTTTGGCGTACTTCAACCGCCTACACACCCTTCTCAGTCCACTGAAGCACCAAACGAGAGTCATCCACAACGCCTTGCTCCTCCTCTTCGCTTTGGGTGCTCTCCCACCCACCCATCCCTCACCTGTGGCCTGTACGAAAGCCACAATGTGGGCTTTACCCCAAGCCTCGTCAGCCCTGTACATGGCTCATCATTCTATCGAAACCGTCCGGAAGTCAATTAATCGG gtgGAAATTCTCTTCGAGACCCTGAAGGCACATCTGAAGAGAGCCCCATCGCTACGGGGTGCTGCTCTGGTGAAGCTCTCATCGCTGAAAATTCAAGCAAATCCCTGGCCCCTCTGGTACaatcaaacaaaaattggAGAAATGCTGGATATGGTGGATATAACATCGGATAACTGGTTCGAGAACATCCTGAAGCTGTACAagctgcagcagcagcaatttCCCAATGACAATATGACGATGGATTCGCACGTTGC atggGCGTACCCGATACTTGCTCAGTCATTTTACGACACCCTTAGTCACTCTATCG TGGTGCCATTGTCTGTGGTGTTGGTGCCATACTTCAAGCCGAAACTTCCGCCCTACATGCACTATTCATCCGTGGGGGTACAGATTGCAAAAGAGATCCTCCGGTCGATAACGCGTGCATTCGAGGACAAAGCCCTAAAGTGTGTTCCGGGCAGCGTGAATGTATTCTCCAATTCCAGCCGCATGGACATCCTCATCCACTCGGGTGGCATGCAAATAGCCTACCACTCCCTCTTGTCACTCACAGGCCCCATTAAGGGGATGGAGCGCCTCGGTGGGCTCAATTTAACACCAACGCAGATTTTCTATCTCGTCTCCGCCCAGGAATTGTGCGCCGATTCCCTCTATGCGGGGATCGACACGGATTCCGATGACTTTACGGACAT CTTAGGGTGGCTCATTGCACAAGGCGGGAGTGCCAATGATGTATTTCACTGCCCTCATGGGAGTGTCATCAACACCAAGAAGACCTGCAACATCCTCTAA
- the LOC129787029 gene encoding endothelin-converting enzyme 2 isoform X2: MTGESASRRTSKEDSVEGGTKGDDGPAQVAPAKKFPAKLMQSKSDENEIQVLERLDHGGNEGVQENKQAASAVGWVCCAPCIWLRTSTTVHKIALTAATLLVTSLLVVSPILFLISTAPSQAPRDCLTHKLEDCFATQQPPPECTTEDCRVAAMTIYARMNAKLDPCRDFKSYSCSPIINNSMSVVKSSQEGVDLQMQGLLESNTSSGVFHKLGRLYESCLRQSLNATSIRLLLEGLGGYLPSGSLGPSSIGPLISKIAALGPTPLIGIYFDLSYGRKPQIMLIIDGPTTSAPVLENTIRWMGPKAPPYKIRNDVPELLDDLMNVFLPSSLSKEQRQSEKDLIRNFVSELNRLRQHHLDRDFSNSYVVYNVTTLSATYSYLKWNDVIPQNWSGPIVVRSLAYFNRLHTLLSPLKHQTRVIHNALLLLFALGALPPTHPSPVACTKATMWALPQASSALYMAHHSIETVRKSINRVEILFETLKAHLKRAPSLRGAALVKLSSLKIQANPWPLWYNQTKIGEMLDMVDITSDNWFENILKLYKLQQQQFPNDNMTMDSHVAWAYPILAQSFYDTLSHSIVVPLSVVLVPYFKPKLPPYMHYSSVGVQIAKEILRSITRAFEDKALKCVPGSVNVFSNSSRMDILIHSGGMQIAYHSLLSLTGPIKGMERLGGLNLTPTQIFYLVSAQELCADSLYAGIDTDSDDFTDILGWLIAQGGSANDVFHCPHGSVINTKKTCNIL; the protein is encoded by the exons ATGACGGGCGAGTCAGCGTCCCGGAGGACAAGCAAAGAAGATAGTGTCGAGGGGGGTACAAAGGGGGACGATGGGCCCGCCCAAGTGGCGCCCGCCAAAAAATTTCCCGCAAAACTCATGCAAAGCAAGAgcgatgaaaatgaaattcaggTGCTGGAGCGACTTGACCACGGTGGAAATGAAGGAGTTCAGGAAAATAAGCAG GCCGCTTCCGCCGTGGGGTGGGTGTGTTGCGCCCCGTGTATTTGGCTCCGCACATCGACCACCGTACACAAAATCGCCCTCACGGCCGCCACCCTCCTCGTGACGTCCCTACTCGTTGTCTCGCCAATTCTCTTCCTCATCAGTACCGCCCCGTCCCAAGCACCACGAGACTGTCTCACCCACAAGCTCGAGGATTGCTTTGCCACACAGCAACCGCCACCAGAGTGCACGACCGAGGATTGTCGGGTCGCAGCGATGACCATCTACGCGAGGATGAATGCAAAGCTGGATCCATGCAGGGATTTCAAATCATACAGCTGTAGCCCCATCATCAACAACAGCATGTCTGTGGTTAAGAGCTCACAAGAAGGGGTTGATCTGCAAATGCAGG GTCTGTTGGAGAGTAACACGAGCTCCGGTGTTTTCCACAAATTGGGGCGCCTGTACGAAAGTTGCCTCCGTCAGAGTCTCAATGCTACGAGCATTCGCCTCTTGCTCGAGGGCCTAGGCGGCTACCTGCCGAGTGGAAGCTTGGGGCCATCGAGTATTGGGCCGCTAATATCGAAAATCGCCGCATTGGGGCCTACACCGCTTATTGGCATCTATTTCGATTTGAGTTATGGCCGCAAGCCGCAGATTATGTTAATTATTGATGGACCAACGACGTCAGCACCAGTTTTGGAG AATACAATACGATGGATGGGACCAAAAGCACCGCCTTACAAAATTCGAAACGATGTACCGGAACTCCTGGACGATCTCATGAATGTCTTTCTGCCGTCCAGTCTGAGTAAGGAGCAACGACAATCTGAGAAGGATTTAATACGTAACTTTGTGTCTGAGCTGAATAGG CTGCGACAGCATCATCTCGATCGAGATTTCTCAAACAGTTACGTGGTTTACAATGTTACGACCCTCTCAGCTACCTACTCCTAC TTGAAGTGGAATGATGTGATCCCGCAGAATTGGTCAGGACCCATTGTGGTGAGGAGTTTGGCGTACTTCAACCGCCTACACACCCTTCTCAGTCCACTGAAGCACCAAACGAGAGTCATCCACAACGCCTTGCTCCTCCTCTTCGCTTTGGGTGCTCTCCCACCCACCCATCCCTCACCTGTGGCCTGTACGAAAGCCACAATGTGGGCTTTACCCCAAGCCTCGTCAGCCCTGTACATGGCTCATCATTCTATCGAAACCGTCCGGAAGTCAATTAATCGG gtgGAAATTCTCTTCGAGACCCTGAAGGCACATCTGAAGAGAGCCCCATCGCTACGGGGTGCTGCTCTGGTGAAGCTCTCATCGCTGAAAATTCAAGCAAATCCCTGGCCCCTCTGGTACaatcaaacaaaaattggAGAAATGCTGGATATGGTGGATATAACATCGGATAACTGGTTCGAGAACATCCTGAAGCTGTACAagctgcagcagcagcaatttCCCAATGACAATATGACGATGGATTCGCACGTTGC atggGCGTACCCGATACTTGCTCAGTCATTTTACGACACCCTTAGTCACTCTATCG TGGTGCCATTGTCTGTGGTGTTGGTGCCATACTTCAAGCCGAAACTTCCGCCCTACATGCACTATTCATCCGTGGGGGTACAGATTGCAAAAGAGATCCTCCGGTCGATAACGCGTGCATTCGAGGACAAAGCCCTAAAGTGTGTTCCGGGCAGCGTGAATGTATTCTCCAATTCCAGCCGCATGGACATCCTCATCCACTCGGGTGGCATGCAAATAGCCTACCACTCCCTCTTGTCACTCACAGGCCCCATTAAGGGGATGGAGCGCCTCGGTGGGCTCAATTTAACACCAACGCAGATTTTCTATCTCGTCTCCGCCCAGGAATTGTGCGCCGATTCCCTCTATGCGGGGATCGACACGGATTCCGATGACTTTACGGACAT CTTAGGGTGGCTCATTGCACAAGGCGGGAGTGCCAATGATGTATTTCACTGCCCTCATGGGAGTGTCATCAACACCAAGAAGACCTGCAACATCCTCTAA